Genomic DNA from bacterium:
CCGATCGCGCCGAAGCGGTCGATGTTGAGCCGGTCGGCGATGTGTTCGATGTCGCGGGCACCTTCGGCGACGCTTCCGTGCAGATGGGGTGTCGAGCTTCCCACGCCCGGGCGTTCCACACCGATCAAACGGACACCGCGCTCCGAGGCGAGTTCACGTGCGCGCGGCGGAACCTGTCGGCGCCCGCCCGGCGTGCCGTGAAACCAGAAGATGGCTTCGCCTTCCGGGTCGCCGTACTCGGCCACTCCGATCGAGCGGCCATCACCTACTTCGATCGTTCCTTCCATTCGTGCATCTGCAATCGGCGCATGCGTTTCCATGTTGACCTCTGTCGTGTTCCGTTCAGTTCTGCAGTTCGTGGGTTGAAATCTGAAGGTCGCCGACGCCGTTTCACGGATCCCGACGGCAGACGCCCGCAGCGTGCGGCTCGAAGCGATCGAGCAGAATGCGTTCCTGGGGCTTCTCGGATGCGGTCTTCGGAATCTCGTCCACGAGTTGGAAATAGCTGGGGACGAAGTTGGGCTCCAGGCCGGCACGGCAATGGGCAAACAACGCGGCCGGGTCGAAGGCCTCCGCATTCCCCGGCACGATCGCAGCGACGACATCCTTCTCGCCGGGAGCCTGAGAGGCGGCGGGCACGCCATAGACGAATACGTCGGACACCTGAGCGTCTTCGGCGATCAGCTTCTCCACGAACCCGGGATTCACGAAATCACCGTTGTGCCGGATCCCGCCGCCGGCTCGATAATCGAAGTAGAGCCAACCCTCGGCGTCCCGGTGTCCCATGTCTCCGCTGCGGTTCCAGCCGTCCCGGATCTTCTTGCGCGACGCATCCGGATTCTCGAAGTACTCGACGCTCGCCTCCCCTGCACCTTCGGGTCGACAGCAGATCTCACCGATTTCGCCGGGTGCGCACTCCTTGCCATGCTCATCGAGCACGCGCATGTCGAGACCGCTCATCGGTTTTCCAAAAGAGCCTACCGGACCGACGCCGGGCGGCTTGTAGGCCATGCCACCGCCGTCGCTGGCGCCGTAGAACTCGAAGATCTGGACGCCGAAGCGACGCTCGAAGGCCTCCCAGATCGCGGCGGGCATGCCGCCACTCACCACCAGGCGCACCGGGTTGTCCGCATCATCTTCTCGCGGCGGCTCGCTGTAGATCGCCGTGGCCATGCCGCCGACCAGGGAGAAGCTCGTGCAGCCGTACCTGCGACAGACCTCCCATAGCTTCGACTTGCTGAAGCGCCGACTGAACACGGCCCGGTAGCCGGACATCAGTGCCGGAGCCAGGGCCGTCGCCTGCGCGTTGTTGTGGGTGAAGGAAAGCCCGGTGTAGGGACGCTCGTCTTCGCCATAACCGAAGATCCCTCCCAACATGCCGGTTCCACCGAAACGCATGTGATCGCCTACGATCCCCTTCGGATCCCCGGTCGTCCCCGAGGTGTAGATGATCTGGAGCGGTTGCGAGACGTCCTCGACTCGCGTCTTCACAGTGTCCGCAGGCATCGACAGGACGGCGTCGAGCGATTCCGCGTCCGGCAGATCCGAAAGCGGTGCTGCGCCCTCACCGCCAGCTTCCAGTACGAGCAGCCACTCCAGGTTCCCAGCCTGCCCGCGCACCTCCTGCAGCGCGGGCGCGCTGTAATCCGCACAGATCACGCCACGGCAACCCGAGTTGCGCATCAGGAAGGCCAGCTTTTCGCCCCGGGTCCGAGGATCGATCGGGACGAAGATGCAGCCGGTGATCGAGGCAGCGATCATGGCTTCGACGAATTCGGGATGGTTGCGCATCATGATCGCGAAGCGATCGCCCGGCTCCATACCGCCTTTGACCAGTTTCGCAGCGATCCGGTTGGCGTTGATCTGGAGGTCCGCATAGGTGCGCACCGCGTCCGGTGTCGCGCCGCCGTCGAGGCTGAAATGCTCGAAGGTCAGTACATCCAGATCCGGCTTCTCCTCGGCGCGGGTCTGCACCAGGTCTGCCAGGATGAAGGGATTTCGATCGCGCATTCGACTACTCCTCGCGGAACGAAACCGTCACGCGGGTTCTCCTGTGTGCCCGGGGCCGTCCGGCAGGCGCTCGACTTCTACACGGGTTCCGCGGTCGGGGCAGCCGGGCTCTCCCATCAGCAGCGTGGGTTGAAGCTGGAAGTAGCCGCCTGCCAGGTGGATCGGGTTCATGGGACTCGGAATCAGTGACTGATGGGACTTGCCACGTTTGAACTGGAAGGGCTCCCAGCCGTGGTAGACCACCACCTGTCCCGAGCGCACGGACGGCGTGACCTTGGCCTGGATCTCGAACGAGCCCACGTCATTGTGGACACGCACCGAGTTGCCGTCCTGGATTCCGCGCTCGGCAGCATCCTCCTCGCCGAGGAAGATGAGCGGCTCACCGCGCTGCAACTGAAGCAGGGGTTTGTTGTCCCGCCATGAGGCGTGAATGGACCAACGATCGTGGCCCCCGGTCATCTCCAGCGGGTACTCCCCACCGAGCTTCGGGTTGTCCTTGTGGATGGGCAGCTCCTCCCCCATCTCCAGGAAATACGGATGATCGATGTAGAACTGCATCCTTCGCGTGAGTGTCGGCCAGGGCTGCTTCTTCTGAACCTGCCAGGTGTTCGCCGTGATGGTCTGGTCCGGTTCGATATCGGTGGCGTGGTTGATCTGGGAGGGGCTCATGCCCACGCCCGTGTAGCGCGCATAGCCCTTCTCCTTGATCTCCTCCCATCCCACGCCACCCAGGTTCGTGGTCACGCCGAGCATCTCGTCGAGAAACTCCTCGGTGTTCTCCTCCGTGAAACGTCCGCCGAACGTGAACTCGTCGTATACCTGATCGAGACGCCGGGTCTTTCCGGCGCGGTCCACGAATTCCGAGATACCCCGCTCGATCGCGCGCTGTTGCAGCGTCTTCAGGAAGAGGCAGTGGAATTCCCAGTCCGGCTTCGACTCGCCGAGCGGCTCGACCGCGCGGGTGGTCACGTGACAGAAGGGAGTGATGGGGGAGCCCCAGGTGAGATCGTCCTTCTCGTACCAGCCCGCCGCCGGGAACACGTAGTCGCTGAAGCGCGCCGTGTTGCTCATCCGCCAATCGACCGTCACGAGCAGATCGAGCTTCGGCAGGAGCCCGTCGACCATCCGATCGTAGCCCCGCACGCGACGCAGCAGATTGCCACCGACTTCAAAGACGATGCGCGGGGGCGTGGTGGGGACCACCTGCCATCCCTTTTCCACGGCTTCGTCGAAGTACTCCTTGAACTCCCGGGGTAGCGAGGAATCCCAACGTTTGGCGCTTCCGTAGAGTTCTTCGAGCCCCCCATACTTGTAGAGCCACAGCGGAGTGGCGAGATAACGCCCGGATTTGTACTCCAGCCGGCTCAAGGCGGAGATCATCATCTCCTCCGAGAAGCCGTCCAGCTTCATCCTCGCCATCGCCGGAAGCGATTGAAGGCCGAGTGCGGCGAGGCCGAGCTTTGGAGGAAGCCTGCCGTCCGCCACGGCGAGCGCATCCGGGCCCGCAATGGAGAGGTAGGGAAAGGCGGCGATTCCGGCGCCCTTCTTCCCGATCTGGCCCGCCAGGGTGAAGGCCAGGATCAAGCCGCGTTCCATTTCCATGCCGTGGTAGTACTTGGAGAAATTCGTCTGGGTGATGGCGCTGGCCGCCTTGGCCTTCGCCAACGCCCGCGCCAGTTTGCGGATCTGCTTCGGAGGCGTCCCGGTGATCTTCGATGCGGCCTCCGGGGTGTACTCCGCGAGGCGTTTCTTCAGTAACGCGAAGACCGGCGTCACACCGACCTCACCTGCCGGCGTCTGCACCCGGTATTCCCCGTCGAGGCTGGGCTCGAGTTCGCCGAGAGACAGGCTCGATCGCGGTGCCGGCACCACCTTTCCCGCCTTCTGATCGAAGAGGTAGAAGGCGTCTTCCCGGCCGCCCTCCTCCAGATCGCTCTCGCGCAGGAAGAGGCCGGTGTCCTGGCGAACCAGGAACGGGAGGTCGGATTGCTCGACGACGAAACGACGGTCGTAGATCCCTTCCTCGACCATCACCTGCGCCAACGCCATCCCCAGGGCTGCGTCCGTTCCCATCTGCACCGGGACCCACTCGTCCGTGTGGACACAGGAGGCGTTGTAGTCCGGTGTGATCGCTACGACACGCGCACCGTGGTAGCGCGCCTCGTTGATGAAGTGGACGTTCGGGATCTGGGTGTAGTTGGGATTGCCGCCCCAGATCAGGATCAGATCGGAGTAGAAGAGATCGTCGAAGGAACCCGTGAAGCAGATCTTCCCGGTCGTGACGGTGGCGCCGGGATAGTGATCGCCGATCTCCGTGTTCGTCTCGAGCATCGGCGTGTCGAGCACGGAAACCGTGCGCGTCAGTCCGAGACCATGGCAACCGTTGGTGACGGCGCTTCCCATGTCCCAGATCAAGGAGCCGGGCCCATCCTCGATCAGGGCGTCGATGGCGGAATCGGCCACCTCGCGCAGCCCCTCCTCCCAGGAGATGCGCTTCCAGCGCCCCTCGCCACGCTCCCCGACGCGCTTCAGCGGGTGCAGCATGCGCGACGGATCGTGCATGCGGTCGCTATAACACGCCCCCTTCTGGCAACCGCGCGGGTTGAAATCGGGCACTTCGGAGTTGGTCTGCGGATAGTCACCTACCTGCTCTTCGCGCCAGACCACACCCTCCTTGACGTAGACATTCCACGCGCAGCCTCGCTGGTAGGCGCAGTTCACGTAGTGGGTGCTCTTGGAGATGGAATCCCAGGTCCAACGCTCGCGGTAGAGATCCCGCCAGTCCCCGTACTTCGGCGTGGGGGTCGGCACCGCGGGAGAAACGGAATCGACGAGTTCCGAATCTCGACAGCGGAGCTGGGTGAGAGCGAGCACGACGGTCGCTGCGGATCCCCAGAGAAACTCCCTTCGATTGATGCCTGGAGTTCGCGCGCGGTCGACGTCGGTTTCCATCTCAGCTTCCCTTGAAGCGCGGCTTGCGTTTTTCGGCGAAGGCGGCCGGTCCCTCTTTCGCGTCCTCGGACCCGAGCACGCGAGCGCCGAGGGCCTTCTCCAACACGAATCCCGACTCGAGCTCCAGGCCGCGAACGGCAATCTCCTTGGCCGTGCGCATCGCGAGCGGTCCGTTCCTGCAGAGATTCTCCGCCCACTTCATCGCCGTGGGCATGAGTTGATCCGAAGGCACGACCTCGTTGATCAGCCCCACTTCGTAGGCGCGTTGCGCACTGATCGGTTTGCCGGTCAGCAGGAGCTGCATCGAGATGGCCCAGGGGATCTGGCGTGGAAGCCGGATATGAGTGCCACCGAGCGGCACGAGGCCCCAACGGACTTCTCCCAGGCCGAAGGTGGCGTGCTCGGCGGCGATCCGGAGGTCTGTCCCCAGGAGCATTTCCATACCGCCCGCAATACAGAAACCGTTGACCGCGCAAATGATCGGCTTGAAGACATCGGAGAACTGGCGCTTGGTCGTGTCATCGAATCCGAGGGTGTCGCCACCCGTCAACATGGGTGCGGCCTCCTTCAGGTCGAGCCCCGAGGAGAAGGCCTTATCGCCAGACGCGGTGAAGACGGCCACCCAGAGATCGGGATCGTCCTGGAACGCACGCATCGCATCCTCGATGCCGGTGAGCATCTCCGCAGTGAGCGAGTTGAGCGCATCGGCACGGTCGATGGTGATGACCGCGACGTGGTCCTTGCGCTCGAAGGAAAGGGTGGAAGGTAACTCCAATGGATTGACTCCCTCGCTGTTGCTGACGTCTTGCATACCGGTCCGGATCAGGACGTACTGCGCCGGAACTTGGGCAGCGCGACTTCCTCGCTCGCGTCTTCGAATACCACCTCGACAGGCATGTCGATCTGCAACTGGTCGGGCGAACAATCCGTCACCTGGCTCAGGATCCGGACGCCCTCATCCATCTCGATCACGGCCGGTGCGTAAGGACACGCATCCTGGAAAGCCGGGTGAAGCGCACGCGTGACCACGGTCCAGGTGAACACCCTTCCCCGGCCGGAAGAGCGCTCCCACTCCCAATTCCACGAGCCGCAGTCGGCGCACATCTCCCTGGGCACGTGTCGCCAGCTACCGCAATCGCTGCAGCGCTGGAAACGAAGCTCGCCCTTCCTGCAATACCCGTAGAACTCGCCGGCAAGGCCCTCGAGTTCGGGGAGCGGCATGGGAACGGCGGTTTCGGCCTGACTCATGGATTCCCGCTCCTCACGCGCGCCGCAGGATCGCGATGCTGCCATCGCCGAAATCGCCCCAACCCGTCACGACGCCGATCTCGGCGTCGGCAACCTGGCGCTGGCCTGCATCGCCGCGCAGCTGTCGAACCGCCTCGACGATGTGGTTCATGCCCAGGACGTGCGCCTCCGAAAGAAGCCCGCCGTGGGTGTTGACCGGCAGCTCGCCGCCGAGTTCGATGCGGCCTCCTTCGACGAAGGCACCGCCCTCGCCGCGTTTGCAGAAGCCAGCCTCCTCCAACTGCTGCAGCACCTCGAACGTGAAGCAATCGTAGATCTGGGCGAAATCCACGTCGCCGGGTGAAATCCCGGCCTGTCCGAAGGCTTCGGGTGCAGCGAGGCTCAGGCCCGTCTGGAAGATGTCCTTCCGGTTGGTGATCTCATCGGCGGGCCGAGGTTGTCCGGATGCTGCACCCATGATGAAGACCGGCTCCTTGCCGAGATCGCGCGCCCGCTCGGGCGTGGTCACCACGACGGCCGCCGCCCCATCGGTCTCGAGACAGCAGTCGAACAAGCGGTAGGGATCCGCCAGCATCGGCGAGGCCATGTAATCCTCGAGGGTCATGGCGCGACCCTTCATCACTGCGTTGGGATTCGTCTGGGCATGCTTGCGCATCGCCACGGCGATGCACCCGAGTTGCTCGGGCCGTGTCCCGAACTCGTGCATGTGCCGGCGGGCCATCACCGAGTACCACTGGGGCGGAGCGGAGAAGCCGAAGGGCAGATAGAAATCGCGTGCGATGGCCCCGCCGGGGAGCGACGAAACATCCTCGGCGACCGTCTGGCGCGCCCGTGCCCCCGAGTAGCCATTCCAACCGGCCGGGATCAACACGTAGTTGGCGAGGCCTTGCCGGACGGCGGCACCGGCCACCCGAAGCGAAGCCACGGGGGCGGCGCCGCCCATCCAGACGATGGACTGGAAGCGCAGGTTCTCGCAGCCGAGATTGGCGGCGAAGCTCTCGGCGTGGCCCAGGTTCGGGAACGGCATGATCCCGTCGATCTGCCGGCCCGTGAGCCCCGCGTCCTCGATGGCGCGCACCGCGGCCTGCAGCTGGATTCCCAGCGCGCTCAGCCCCGAGCCGGGCTTCCGCACGTAGGCGGTCTCCCCGATCCCGACGATGCAGGCCTCGTCCATGGCGCCCAATCCTCCCCCCACTACACCCGTTTTGTGGGCTCGATCTTCGCAAGCCGCGCCAGGTTCAGACCGAGGAAGCCTGCCCGCATCTCATCGGTGATCTCCGGGTAGCCGTAGTTCTTCTGCAACTCCTCGGGGATCTGCAGGTTGCGAGCCCAGTCGACCACCCGCTTGGTGTCGTCGAAGGGCAAGTCGAGGCCCATCACGATCTTGCTCGGATCCACCCACTGGAGCGCGGTACCGATTGCGTGGTAGCCCCGATACCTGGAACGCTCGTACCAACCCGCAATCCCCGACATGCTCAGGTACAGGTTCTGATGTTTGCCCGCGAGTCCGATCAGTTCCTCGGTATTCGGCCAACCCATGTGGTAGGCGATGATCTTCAGCTCGGGAAAATCGAGCAGCACCCGATCGAGGGTGCCCGGGAGGGTGTGGTTGTTGGGCTGCGGCACCACGTAGGACATGCCGGTGTGCATGGTCAATGCGATGTCCAGCTCGCAGGCCTTCTCGTAGAACGGCCACATCCGCCGGTCGTCGAGGGGCCCGTCGTCCTCGGGCTGATACACCTTGCAAAGCTTGGCGTTGCCCTCCTTGACCAGGTACTCGAGCTCCCAGATGGCGTTGTCGAGGCCGCGCCGGATGATGGGGCCCACCATGGCTTCGAGGTACATGCGATCCGGGTACGGCTCGATCTGCTGCATCATGAACGCGTTGGTGGACATGGCGACCGTGTGCCCGCTGATGTCCATCATCCCTTCGCGCAGAGCAAAGCAGACGTCGACGCCCGCCTCGTCCATGTACTTGATCAGCTCGCTCGCGATCGGATGGGGCCACTCGCCCTGGAGATCGCGACCCGACCAGGCGCGCATCACACCATCGACACTCGCCCACCAGCGTTGGGTGTTCGGGTAGTAGCTGATTTCGGCCATGGTGACCGGATTCATGAAATGGCACTCGGATAGCGCTACGAAATAATCATCACTCGCCATGTCGTCCTCCTTGTGACGGGTTCATTCGCTCGCAGCGGGTTGCTGCGCGTTGCGGATCAGCGTCCATAGCCGGTTCGGGCTCGCCGGCACCTCGGTTGCTAGGGCACCCATGGGGGCCAGGGCGTCGTTGATCGCCGAGAGAATGGCGGCGGGGGTCGTGTGCATCGCACCCTCGCCGCAACCCTTGGCACCGAGTGGCGTGAAGGGCGAAGGCGTCACGACGATATCCTTCTTCGTGGCCGGCACCTCGTAGACGGTCGGGAGCAGGTAGTCCATGAAGCTCGAGGTGAGGATCTGCCCCTGCTCGTCGTAGACATACTCCTCGAGGAGCGCTGCGCCGATGCCCTGGGCGATGCTACCCTCGGTCTGCCCCTCCACCGTGGCGGGATTGAGACGCGTCCCGCAATCGTCCACGACGCAGTACTCGAGGATCTCCACGAGGCCCGTGTCGGGATCCACCTCCAGCATCACGATGTGCACGGCCTGGGCGGCGGTGAGGTAGCTCTTCGCCCTGCCCTCTTCGTCCGCCTCCGTGCGGCCGGGCGCCGTCCAGACATGGGTTGCCTCGGGGCGCGGGTCCATGTCGGGAGGCAGGAGGTCACTTCGCGCCAGCATGGTGCCGGCGACTTGAGCCATCGGCATCTCGACGCCAGGCACCCCTCTTGCCACGAGCTTCCCGTCCACGAGATCGACCTGCTCAGGGTCCATCTGGAAGAGCCCGGCTGCCACCTTGGCGAGTTTCAGCCTGAGCTTCTCGCAAGCGCCTAGCACCGCACCCGTGAGTGCGACACCCAGACGGCTTCCACCCGGTCCGAATGCCGGGGGCGCCGAATGCGTATCCAGGGGGACGATCGTGATGTCCTCGAACCCCACGTTGAAGTAGTCGGCCACCAGTTGGGTGGCCAGGGTGTACTGGCCCTGCCCCTCCAGGGCGAAGCCCACCCGCACGCTG
This window encodes:
- a CDS encoding ATP-dependent acyl-CoA ligase, whose amino-acid sequence is MRDRNPFILADLVQTRAEEKPDLDVLTFEHFSLDGGATPDAVRTYADLQINANRIAAKLVKGGMEPGDRFAIMMRNHPEFVEAMIAASITGCIFVPIDPRTRGEKLAFLMRNSGCRGVICADYSAPALQEVRGQAGNLEWLLVLEAGGEGAAPLSDLPDAESLDAVLSMPADTVKTRVEDVSQPLQIIYTSGTTGDPKGIVGDHMRFGGTGMLGGIFGYGEDERPYTGLSFTHNNAQATALAPALMSGYRAVFSRRFSKSKLWEVCRRYGCTSFSLVGGMATAIYSEPPREDDADNPVRLVVSGGMPAAIWEAFERRFGVQIFEFYGASDGGGMAYKPPGVGPVGSFGKPMSGLDMRVLDEHGKECAPGEIGEICCRPEGAGEASVEYFENPDASRKKIRDGWNRSGDMGHRDAEGWLYFDYRAGGGIRHNGDFVNPGFVEKLIAEDAQVSDVFVYGVPAASQAPGEKDVVAAIVPGNAEAFDPAALFAHCRAGLEPNFVPSYFQLVDEIPKTASEKPQERILLDRFEPHAAGVCRRDP
- a CDS encoding molybdopterin-dependent oxidoreductase — translated: METDVDRARTPGINRREFLWGSAATVVLALTQLRCRDSELVDSVSPAVPTPTPKYGDWRDLYRERWTWDSISKSTHYVNCAYQRGCAWNVYVKEGVVWREEQVGDYPQTNSEVPDFNPRGCQKGACYSDRMHDPSRMLHPLKRVGERGEGRWKRISWEEGLREVADSAIDALIEDGPGSLIWDMGSAVTNGCHGLGLTRTVSVLDTPMLETNTEIGDHYPGATVTTGKICFTGSFDDLFYSDLILIWGGNPNYTQIPNVHFINEARYHGARVVAITPDYNASCVHTDEWVPVQMGTDAALGMALAQVMVEEGIYDRRFVVEQSDLPFLVRQDTGLFLRESDLEEGGREDAFYLFDQKAGKVVPAPRSSLSLGELEPSLDGEYRVQTPAGEVGVTPVFALLKKRLAEYTPEAASKITGTPPKQIRKLARALAKAKAASAITQTNFSKYYHGMEMERGLILAFTLAGQIGKKGAGIAAFPYLSIAGPDALAVADGRLPPKLGLAALGLQSLPAMARMKLDGFSEEMMISALSRLEYKSGRYLATPLWLYKYGGLEELYGSAKRWDSSLPREFKEYFDEAVEKGWQVVPTTPPRIVFEVGGNLLRRVRGYDRMVDGLLPKLDLLVTVDWRMSNTARFSDYVFPAAGWYEKDDLTWGSPITPFCHVTTRAVEPLGESKPDWEFHCLFLKTLQQRAIERGISEFVDRAGKTRRLDQVYDEFTFGGRFTEENTEEFLDEMLGVTTNLGGVGWEEIKEKGYARYTGVGMSPSQINHATDIEPDQTITANTWQVQKKQPWPTLTRRMQFYIDHPYFLEMGEELPIHKDNPKLGGEYPLEMTGGHDRWSIHASWRDNKPLLQLQRGEPLIFLGEEDAAERGIQDGNSVRVHNDVGSFEIQAKVTPSVRSGQVVVYHGWEPFQFKRGKSHQSLIPSPMNPIHLAGGYFQLQPTLLMGEPGCPDRGTRVEVERLPDGPGHTGEPA
- a CDS encoding enoyl-CoA hydratase/isomerase family protein; amino-acid sequence: MQDVSNSEGVNPLELPSTLSFERKDHVAVITIDRADALNSLTAEMLTGIEDAMRAFQDDPDLWVAVFTASGDKAFSSGLDLKEAAPMLTGGDTLGFDDTTKRQFSDVFKPIICAVNGFCIAGGMEMLLGTDLRIAAEHATFGLGEVRWGLVPLGGTHIRLPRQIPWAISMQLLLTGKPISAQRAYEVGLINEVVPSDQLMPTAMKWAENLCRNGPLAMRTAKEIAVRGLELESGFVLEKALGARVLGSEDAKEGPAAFAEKRKPRFKGS
- a CDS encoding Zn-ribbon domain-containing OB-fold protein; this encodes MSQAETAVPMPLPELEGLAGEFYGYCRKGELRFQRCSDCGSWRHVPREMCADCGSWNWEWERSSGRGRVFTWTVVTRALHPAFQDACPYAPAVIEMDEGVRILSQVTDCSPDQLQIDMPVEVVFEDASEEVALPKFRRSTS
- a CDS encoding transporter, which gives rise to MGAMDEACIVGIGETAYVRKPGSGLSALGIQLQAAVRAIEDAGLTGRQIDGIMPFPNLGHAESFAANLGCENLRFQSIVWMGGAAPVASLRVAGAAVRQGLANYVLIPAGWNGYSGARARQTVAEDVSSLPGGAIARDFYLPFGFSAPPQWYSVMARRHMHEFGTRPEQLGCIAVAMRKHAQTNPNAVMKGRAMTLEDYMASPMLADPYRLFDCCLETDGAAAVVVTTPERARDLGKEPVFIMGAASGQPRPADEITNRKDIFQTGLSLAAPEAFGQAGISPGDVDFAQIYDCFTFEVLQQLEEAGFCKRGEGGAFVEGGRIELGGELPVNTHGGLLSEAHVLGMNHIVEAVRQLRGDAGQRQVADAEIGVVTGWGDFGDGSIAILRRA
- a CDS encoding amidohydrolase family protein, with the translated sequence MASDDYFVALSECHFMNPVTMAEISYYPNTQRWWASVDGVMRAWSGRDLQGEWPHPIASELIKYMDEAGVDVCFALREGMMDISGHTVAMSTNAFMMQQIEPYPDRMYLEAMVGPIIRRGLDNAIWELEYLVKEGNAKLCKVYQPEDDGPLDDRRMWPFYEKACELDIALTMHTGMSYVVPQPNNHTLPGTLDRVLLDFPELKIIAYHMGWPNTEELIGLAGKHQNLYLSMSGIAGWYERSRYRGYHAIGTALQWVDPSKIVMGLDLPFDDTKRVVDWARNLQIPEELQKNYGYPEITDEMRAGFLGLNLARLAKIEPTKRV